In Anopheles cruzii unplaced genomic scaffold, idAnoCruzAS_RS32_06 scaffold00381_ctg1, whole genome shotgun sequence, a genomic segment contains:
- the LOC128276052 gene encoding serine-rich adhesin for platelets-like, whose translation WQQAEDFSRKKEIRAYMYKLREQRLKDFYASNDSSPPYFLMDNASATFGLKKTGAVTVGSHGNSLVDQSFESFKTKEIRDSESPTRFGTPAATATVTAAADGSRSGWQIRTSEEVSEDGKTHTVRSSATTEGTQELDGGGRARFAGRNEEAHSERYEEDPESGLAVRSAVAQSDTFLSEDREDGAGHRHRLVTASQTSHHHHQSSSSSSSTTTNTDGSSARLGSVQLSQDPERVREAFRLAGQEGGTVVEREEQLVNATTRMITETKQLADGTTVTTRTYEKVAGEAELEVTGVGDSAPVPMTTPGTQARVATSAEKILVEVDAAHETFVRSLRSVSPAAGGVDQGTSPPQGGRKGRTSPAPAPASSGGNYMRSTITSERKQSQRCDIDATGDGGGGGRADRAASPRKVSTGTTAPTKAGGTKPPLVRSETYEERCRKILGMSETATAAAANGPDPTTGSIFSTYDNTVTTTVTAASAAAAAAVQSRSEQRSEKRRQLEQEIRSIESETIGRAAAKEAAVETQLRTTTTTTTNTGKASSGVRMLTKQSSDGKFDRRPISTKSSSDFDVKRQATAAAAAASAPVPRNHHITVAKIKIESVRGGGVKQQVGRARGSTTTTTTTTTTGSSVRRQAAHCDSESDKETGVSDSEPEPTETGAVSGASGAAAGRRRRPPAAITDRKDSAPVYRTTGRAPAADKCYTRSSSDNHLRTTTTTTGSRLGAKVLTKATPAAAPVALGRVGVKPSDRPVKHVATKTINLATKVTPAVERATLSSDHLDNVVIDIQQAKSSREPSPNKLVPIPVSPDEDTGRPRYPDTVHEPDDAAMASPAAKVKHVQIFEEATNAFVGGGGAGGCEITEVEDHEVRAQRATRITNLDRVTEDDESLLSVSDKVSKFVQEARRLQDGPGERRPVAERPDYGKLDEHLRSDECLLSVSDKVTKFISTAEEVKKIHTSGPFVLTTAPTVDDEEVEEEEQEEEEQEQEEQESGVSEKVIRFAPQKSPELVKNAMKSTATVTGSARHLTAEEEEGEQQQQQQQRATSIADRYRTATVSSSGGGGGGGAGPITLRSTDAVKKAKELFEKSARDQQQQQQQDGAATGRYQRDILNRSSVWEDRRQRQQQQQQQQQQQQHDVKLTDIGVFRKSSGASPEDVPEPEPSRAGGDGSRRDSAGQVRAVPAYIRDTVSSKKDLFEKRISSSKLPVADPTPEDDQRATTTTVTTVATRKPSLKQPPAAVAPTAAAASVPGDRTPSYMAHTVASLEHINSNVRRDSVDHSGGGEAPVPVVGSVPSSTTTTTTSTSKFGVELKRLDGGNRNTPGAAATVGSTAKRKVSGPAAAAAPTAPDSGAVEDNWDLEVLERLLESVTGYEQRRRIRAQIRLVKKQRDDQQQQQQQPPPQSGARSRQGQDTRDGVGGASMKRKPSVPEVAKSSPSSSDEPKPAAAAVALSKDERPIWATSNILRKATTTTTTHTNGVAKKTTGSSFRQQQQQTKATALEAGAAATTTTDCITSSYGVGPTDENGLPLFGIRALKKIRAPPAEATTTEVSGTIVTETLRSENGGPAVGERTTTHYCTAEPAAAGATAGGMTPRSHRPAGTGLMAISRREKITGNEPLASEEHPSAAAPPHPVRKVVRKGSVKELTERFVHRESSSSLHQQQQQQHPKAGLILRSAAAAHSQSASRASTPSATTTDGCRSVRSAEDEDEECFSEHGEHGEVRTMVRRTSSSSQQQARSFLNDTSKVANVQDVLDRMRNADSVIESGDTAEDREARALLNKFLGASVLMSGVESLISDGGGGGGGDPAATKKVSKVSSSSSSSTTTTRTVRAGSGSAATPASATSAIRQVSIDSLDQVWDEAVLKQLLEQSTSYDDRRKIRARIRQIMAEKEV comes from the exons TGGCAACAGGCGGAGGACTTCTCGCGCAAGAAGGAGATCCGGGCGTACATGTACAAGCTGCGCGAGCAGCGGCTGAAGGACTTTTACGCCAGCAACGACAGCAGCCCGCCGTACTTCCTGATGGATAATGCGAGCGCCACGTTCGGGCTGAAGAAGACGGGTGCGGTGACGGTGGGCAGCCACGGCAATTCGCTCGTCGACCAGAGCTTCGAGAGCTTCAAGACGAAGGAGATCCGCGACTCGGAGAGCCCGACCAG gTTCGGCACtccagcggcgacggcgacggtgacggcggcggcggacggaaGCAGATCCGGCTGGCAGATCCGGACGTCGGAGGAGGTGAGCGAGGACGGCAAGACGCACACGGTACGCagctccgccaccaccgagggcACGCAGGAGCTGGACGGGGgcggccgggcccggttcgCCGGTCGGAACGAGGAAGCGCACAGCGAGCGGTACGAGGAGGACCCCGAGAGCGGGCTCGCGGTTCGCAGTGCGGTCGCCCAGTCGGACACGTTCCTGTCGGAGGACCGCGAAGATggggccggccaccgccaccggttggtgacagccagccagacctcccaccaccaccaccagtcgtcctccagcagcagcagcaccaccaccaacaccgacgGCAGCAGTGCCCGCCTCGGGTCCGTGCAGCTCTCGCAGGACCCGGAGCGCGTGCGGGAAGCATTCCGGCTGGCGGGGCAAGAGGGTGGCACGGTGGTGGAGCGCGAGGAGCAGCTGGTGAACGCGACCACGAGGATGATCACCGAGACGAAGCAGCTGGCCGACgggacgacggtgacgacgcgCACGTACGAGAAGGTTGCCGGTGAAGCTGAGCTGGAAGTGACGGGGGTGGGTGACTCGGCGCCGGTACCGATGACAACCCCCGGCACCCAGGCCAGGGTCGCCACCTCGGCCGAGAAGATCCTGGTGGAGGTGGATGCGGCCCACGAAACGTTCGTCCGGTCGCTACGCTCGGtatcgccggccgccggcggggtGGACCAGGGCACCTCACCACCGCAAGGGGGTCGCAAGGGTCGCACctcgccggcaccggctcccGCCAGTTCCGGAGGCAACTACATGCGATCGACGATCACGTCCGAGCGGAAACAGTCGCAACGCTGCGACATCGATGCAACCGgggatggtggcggcggtggccgggcggATCGGGCGGCTAGCCCCCGGAAGGTGTCCACGGGTACGACGGCGCCGACGAAGGCGGGCGGCACGAAACCGCCGCTCGTGCGCAGCGAAACGTACGAGGAACGCTGCCGAAAGATCCTTGGCATGTCggaaacggccaccgccgccgccgccaatggtcccgacccgaccaccgGTAGCATCTTCAGCACCTACGACAACaccgtgacgacgacggtgacggcggcgtcggcggcagcggcggcggcggtgcagtCACGCTCGGAGCAGCGCTCGGAGAAGCGACGCCAGCTCGAGCAGGAGATTCGCTCGATCGAGAGCGAAACCATAGGGCGGGCCGCGGCGAAGGAGGCCGCG GTGGAGACGCAGCTGcgcaccaccactaccaccaccaccaacaccgggaAGGCGTCTTCCGGCGTGCGGATGCTGACGAAGCAATCATCCGACGGGAAGTTCGATCGGCGGCCCATCAGCACCAAGAGTTCGTCCGACTTTGACGTGAAGCGAcaggcgacggcggcggcggcggcggcgtccgcGCCGGTGCCCCGGAATCACCACATCACGGTGGCCAAGATCAAGATCGAGTCGGTGCGGGGTGGCGGCGTCAAGCAGCAGGTGGGCCGCGCACGAGGtagtaccaccaccaccaccaccaccaccactaccggtAGCAGCGTCCGGCGACAGGCAGCTCACTGCGACTCGGAGTCCGACAAGGAGACGGGTGTGTCGgacagcgaaccggaaccgaccgagacCGGAGCCGTGAGCGGTGCGTCGGGGGCGGCCGcgggccgtcgtcgccgcccaccggcggcgatTACTGATCGCAAGGACTCGGCTCCGGTTTACCGGACGACGGGTCgggcaccggccgccgacaAGTGCTACACGCGCTCCTCGAGCGACAATCATcttcgcaccaccaccaccaccaccggcagccggctggGTGCGAAGGTCCTCACGAAGGCAACACCGGCCGCAGCACCGGTTGCGTTGGGTCGCGTTGGCGTCAAACCGTCGGACCGGCCGGTTAAGCACGTGGCCACGAAAACGATCAATCTGGCGACGAAGGTGACACCAGCGGTGGAGAGGGCCACGCTCAGTTCGGACCATCTGGATAACGTGGTGATCGACATCCAGCAAGCGAAATCATCCCGGGAACCGTCCCCGAACAAGCTCGTCCCCATCCCGGTGTCACCGGACGAGGATACGGGTCGGCCCCGCTACCCGGACACCGTACACGAGCCGGACGATGCAGCGATGGCGTCGCCCGCCGCCAAGGTGAAGCACGTGCAGATCTTCGAGGAAGCGACGAACGCGTTCGTCGGTGGGGGTGGTGCGGGTGGCTGCGAGATCACCGAGGTAGAGGACCACGAGGTGCGAGCGCAGCGGGCGACGCGCATCACAAACCTGGACCGGgtcaccgaggacgacgagtcGCTGCTGAGCGTGTCGGACAAAGTGTCCAAGTTCGTGCAGGAGGCACGCCGCCTGCAGGACGGTCCGGGTGagcgccggccggtggccgagcGCCCGGACTATGGCAAGCTGGACGAGCACCTCCGGTCGGACGAGTGTCTGCTGAGCGTGTCGGACAAGGTGACCAAGTTCATCTCGACCGCCGAGGAGGTGAAGAAGATCCACACGTCCGGCCCGTTCGTCCTaacgacggcaccgacggtggacgatgaggaggtggaggaggaggagcaggaggaggaggagcaggagcaggaggagcAGGAGTCAGGAGTCAGCGAGAAGGTGATCCGTTTCGCACCGCAAAAGTCGCCCGAACTGGTGAAGAACGCGATGAAGAGcacggccaccgtcaccggatcTGCGCGCCACCTGacggcggaggaggaggagggggagcagcagcagcagcagcagcagcgtgccaCCAGCATTGCGGACCGATACCGGACGGCGACGGTCAGCAGTTcaggtggtggcggcggcggcggtgcaggaCCGATCACGCTGCGGAGCACCGATGCCGTGAAGAAGGCCAAGGAACTGTTCGAGAAGAGCGCCCgagatcagcagcagcagcagcagcaggatgggGCAGCGACGGGGCGCTACCAGCGGGACATTCTGAACCGTTCGTCGGTGTGGGAGGACCGccgtcagcggcagcaacagcaacagcaacaacaacaacaacaacaacatgatgTCAAGCTGACCGACATCGGTGTGTTCCGGAAGAGCTCCGGCGCCAGCCCGGAGGacgtaccggaaccggaaccatccCGAGCGGGCGGCGACGGAAGCCGCCGCGATAGTGCGGGGCAAGTACGGGCCGTTCCCGCCTACATCCGCGACACCGTGTCCTCCAAGAAGGATCTGTTCGAGAAGCGCATCTCCTCGTCGAAGCTCCCGGTCGCCGACCCGACACCGGAGGACGATCAGCGtgcaacgacgacaacggtgACGACCGTGGCCACTCGCAAGCCATCGTTGAAACAGCCACCCGCGGCCGTGGCTcccaccgccgcagccgcctcTGTCCCCGGAGATCGTACACCGTCGTACATGGCGCACACGGTGGCATCGCTCGAGCACATCAACTCCAACGTCCGGCGTGACTCGGTGGACCACTCCGGCGGGGGGGAAGCCCCGGTTCCAGTCGTCGGCTCCGTCCCCAgcagtaccaccaccaccacgaccagcaccagcaagtTTGGGGTCGAGCTAAAGCGCCTAGATGGCGGCAATCGGAACACACCGGGGgcagcggccaccgtcggaagcACCGCAAAGCGCAAGGTAAgcggcccggccgccgccgccgcccccaccGCCCCGGATAGCGGCGCCGTCGAGGACAACTGGGACCTGGAGGTGCTCGAGCGGCTGCTGGAGTCGGTGACGGGGTACGAGCAGCGACGCCGGATCCGTGCCCAGATCCGGTTGGTGAAGAAGCAACGggacgatcagcagcagcagcagcagcagccgcctcCCCAGTCTGGCGCTCGCTCTCGCCAGGGACAGGACACGCGGGATGGGGTGGGAGGCGCCTCGATGAAGCGAAAGCCATCGGTACCGGAAGTCGCCAAGTCGTCGCCGTCCTCGTCGGATGAACCGAAGccagccgcggcggcggtggcgctatCGAAGGACGAGCGGCCAATCTGGGCCACCAGCAACATCCTGCGGAAAgccacaacaaccaccaccacccatacGAATGGGGTGGCTAAGAAGACGACTGGCAGTAgcttccggcagcagcagcagcagacgaaGGCAACGGCACTCGaggcgggggcggcggcgacgacgacgacggattgCATCACCTCTAGCTACGGGGTGGGGCCGACGGACGAGAACGGGCTGCCACTGTTCGGGATCCGGGCGCTCAAGAAGATCCGGGCGCCGCCGGCCGaagcgacgacgaccgaggTGAGCGGTACGATCGTCACCGAGACGCTGCGCAGCGAGAACGGTGGGCCGGCGGTGGGCGAGCGGACCACCACCCACTACTGCACCGccgaaccggcggcggcgggggcaaCGGCCGGGGGTATGACGCCGCGCAGTCACCGGCCCGCCGGGACGGGGCTGATGGCGATCAGCCGCCGTGAGAAGATCACCGGCAACGAGCCGCTGGCGAGCGAAGAGCACccatccgccgccgctccTCCCCATCCGGTGCGTAAGGTCGTCCGGAAGGGTTCGGTCAAGGAGCTGACCGAGCGGTTCGTGCACCGCGAATCGTCGTCCTCGctgcaccaacagcagcagcagcaacatccgAAGGCCGGCCTCATACTccgctcggccgccgccgcccacaGCCAGTCGGCCAGCCGCGCCTCGACACCGTCGGCTACGACCACCGACGGTTGCCGTTCGGTGCGATccgccgaggacgaggacgaagagtGCTTCAGCGAGCACGGTGAGCACGGTGAGGTGCGGACCATGGTGCGACGCACTTCCAGCtccagccagcagcaggcgcGTTCGTTCCTCAACGACACCTCCAAGGTGGCGAACGTGCAGGATGTGCTCGACCGGATGCGCAACGCCGATAGCG TGATCGAGTCGGGTGACACGGCCGAGGACCGGGAGGCACGGGCCCTGCTCAACAAGTTCCTCGGCGCGTCCGTCCTCATGAGCGGCGTCGAGTCGCTCATCAGCGacgggggcggtggcggcggtggcgacccggcggccaccaaGAAG